The genomic DNA GAATATGTATATTATGTTGAATTTATGATGGTAAGAAACAACAAAATTGAATGATATAAATGCAAAGATAAAATTGAACAGGTTTTATCAAAGGGGCAAGGGCAAATGTACTCCATTTTCAAGATCAACAGAAATTGGGAGTGGGCCGTATTGGGTAGAACTAATTGCACCCAAGTGCTGGCCCATACACTGATTTGGACTATTTCATAttctattttcaaaaaaactgtAGTTTTTATACATTGTATCATTCAAACTAGTCCATAAACAGTTTgtactttttaatatattctatTAGCTTTTATATTAGTGCTATGTATTTAGTTAGGCTCAAATTGCTTGAGTTCGGCACGTTTAGATCTCTTTACTACGAGCTCAAGAAAGCTTAATGGGGGGaagaatttgatatttttttgtgttattaaatattaataaataagaaaaaaaaactctttaaaCGTAAATACTTGTACTTAgactaatattaatttttttttctcatttagtCTCTCTTTCTCAGTCAAAGTTGTTTTGGGTTCAACCTATGTAATTAGAGAGAATTACTTGTCCAAtagttacttttttttaaaatttatttagaagaCGAAGAAAagttaattcttttttatatttatttattaattaaatattaattttcttttctttttattaattaattgatttttttatatttattaattaattaatttatctccctttttctctttttctatataatatttgtgtgaagattttattttttatattttataatattttttataatcttgattatcactcttttcttttgttggataaaataatattcaaattttgttttatttatttattattttatttttaagagatgagttattttaatattcagtATTACCTCTTTAAAATAATCTTTGCTGATATAGGATAGGACCAACGAAAAAtagatagagagaaaaattaattaataaaaaaaatagagaaaaaattaattaataaaaaaaatagagaaaaaattaaataattaataaataaaaagtggaaaaaaattaatatttaattaataaatatatagattaaaataaaattaactttgtttttttaaccGAAGTTAAATGAGACAATTTTAgatcttataattaatttttagtcGATTTACTTCCATTATTCCATATCCATTTACTGAATTCAAATtgtctttattatttaatgttattttttatatttaaatattaaagtttatacttaatttgtaatcttctttttaaaagttaattaaaaataaatataatattcacaaattaaagttaaaaaaaggaaaaaaaataaaaaaatcaatttgttCTTTTATGTAGAGACGTCAAACGAGACTCAAAATGGTAGGACCCACCAACCTCACCAACTCCCTCCCACCTACACCTATCCCCCAACCACCATAAAACCACATTTCCTCTTCACCTACTACCACTCGTCTCTTTCCTCCAACTCTTAACCGCCGGAAAAACTCACCGCCGGCGACCCAAAATGACCGACTCGCCGCCTCCCAATTACTGGGGAGACATGCCGGAGGATGAATTCTACGCCTCCCAAGGAGTACAAAACACCAAATCCTACTTCGAAACACCAAACGGAAAACTCTTCACCCAATCTTTCATTCCTGTTCAGGATTCTTCACCCGTCAAAGGAACAGTCTTCATGTCCCACGGCTACGGTTCTGATACGGGTTGGCTATTTCAAAAGATCTGTATCACCTACGCCAATTGGGGATACGCCGTTTACGCCGCCGATCTACTGGGTCACGGCAGATCCGACGGAATCAGATGCTATATGGGTGATATGGATAAGATTGCGGCGACTTCTTTGTCTTTTTTCCGTAGCGTTCGCCAGAGCGAATCGTATAAAGACCTGCCCGCCTTTCTGTTTGGCGAATCCATGGGCGGCGGAATCACGATGCTAATGTATCTCCAATCTGACCCAGATGAATGGACCGGGGTTATCTTTTCCGCTCCTCTGTTTGTCATCCCTGAACCCATGAAACCATCAAaggtaaattaaattaaattaatcaaaatccTCCCCTGTTTTCCTCAATTAGTCGTTGACTCATGATCTTGATATTGATAAACTGCAGCCGCATTTGTTCTTTTACGGAATGTTGTTTGGATTAGCTGACAGTTGGGCTTTAATGCCTGATAACAAGATGGTAGGAAAAGCCATTAAAGATCAGGAAAAGCTAAAGATTATTGCGAGCAATCCACGGCGTTATACAGGTAAACCTAGGGTTGGAACAATGAGGGAGATTGTGAGGATGTGCGATTACATACAGAGTAATTTTCATAGAGTGACGGCGCCGTTCTTGACTGTTCATGGGACGGCGGACGGAGTGACGTGTCCGACGAGCTCGAAGCTTCTTTATGAGAAGGCGTCGAGCGAAGACAAGACATTGAAGATCTATGAAGGAATGTATCATTCGCTGATTCAAGGAGAACCTGATGAATGTGCTAATATTGTTCTTGGTGATATGAGAGCTTGGATTGATGAAAGGGTTGAGAAATATGGATCCAAAAAAGTTTAGTTTTtgaactttattattattattattatttgttgtttaataaagtttaaattttgattattttggtTTAACTTTTGTTTTTCGTGTCGGACTCagtttttacatgttttttattattattgagttcaaattaatgttttttcagTCAATCTTACAAAACTTGCTAGGGTAATTTAAGGAAGAAGACTAATGTGATAATCATTtaggattaattttttttataaaaaaaaaagtcaaatgttTAAATCTACCTCTACTaatccattttttatttattgaaatatataaggAGATTTGGGGCAAAACTTAGATGTTTGATTCATATTCCCTTCATGTTTTAATAGATTATTTAGTTATAGTGGAATTGAATAACTTTCAAGAAATCTGGTTAATGTGACTTATTAATaatctaagtttttttttaaaaattaagtaatatatactgaaattaaaaaataattaaaacttaatatttaaaatttagtgaAAGATTAAATTTAACtgaaaaaataagagaaaaatagtaaaaaaattcaaattttaatatcttcTTGTGATAGATTTTATTAGTTTGTACCATTTTCAAATGATaagttatacaattattttattgtagatataaaattaatctaactaaatacctttataattttattattgagatAATTATATGATCAATAATGTAAAATCTCTTAAGAAATGCCATGAGtataataacatattattataatgttttaatttaatttttaaaaaataaaataaaattttaatttttaatatatattttttaaatgttttcgAATGAGAAAATCAAATTCATGACCATGATAGCatgaattaatgttttatttcacTAAACTAAGAGTAGCGTGTCACTTTAACTTAGGATACTGTTATGAGTTTATCATTTTAAGACCATCTACAACTCATAAACTCATtcttaaactcaaaatgcagGAAACATCACATCAAACACTAATTCATCTTCAATCCAaaaacccattttcaaactcaaaaaacatttttaaaatattcctttcttacactaactttttaaccttattaaccttatctatatatttattaactttacatatttaacctcaatcttttctcattcatttaataaaattaattatatatcaacaaTTCATACCAACAAATacttcaataatatatttaaataaacaaacatattatattaaaacaaatattattaataaaaaaacatgaaggTATCAATTCAAGtataatacaattataaaattttatttataaaatataaagtaaaaatataaaataaattaaataaaatgtcaactataataaaatttaatgatttaattaaaaaatattataattttttattttaaaagtgaaaaagaagttgaatgatcaatttgtattataaatatttacagttatataaaaaaaaaaaatagattaaggGCCATTATGAAAAAATGGCCAAAAAGGAGAGGAACAGTACCAACGCATATAGAGAATCAGTAAAACGCATTTTACGTTCAAGTATGGAATCCGTTGGAAGAAGAATGGGCACGCATAATGGGATTTGCATTTTACGTTCAAGTATGGGATCCGTTGGAAGAAGAAAGTATGGGATCCGTTGGAAGAAGAATGGGCACGTATAATGGGATTTGCGTCTCCAATCCGTTGGAAGAAGAATGGGCACGTATAATGGGATTTGCGTGCCTGTTGGAGATGGTTGGAAATGGTCTAACTTGGGATACTAAGCTATGAGTCTATCACTTTAACTTAGGATGATACTAAACTTCTTAAagccttattattattattattattattattattattattattattattattattattattattattagttgaataacaataatcaatacttacactatttaattaattaactaaaatattaaaatatattttattttaaattattaatttttatttatcattatatattattactttttaattatttttgtcaaaaaaataatacttacctcaaaatcattatcaatcatttaaataatcgagttatttaaaaaatctaaatccaAACCAGGTAACTCAAATTTTCAATGGTCGGTCGTATTCTAATTATGTgaggacaaaaataaaaatcattctaaAACATTACTAATGtgctattatttatttattttttattaatcacatatttaattaatccgTTGGAAGAAGAATGGGCACGTATAATGGGATTTGCGTCTCCAATCCGTTGGAAGAAGAATGGGCACGTATAATGGGATTTGCGTGCCTGTTGGAGATGGTTGGAAATGGTCTAACTTGGGATACTAAGCTATGAGTCTATCACTTTAACTTAGGATGATACTAAACTTCTTAAagccttattattattattattattattattattattattattattattattattattattagttgaataacaataatcaatacttacactatttaattaattaactaaaatattaaaatatattttattttaaattattaatttttatttatcattatatattattactttttaattatttttgtcaaaaaaataatacttacctcaaaatcattatcaatcatttaaataatcgagttatttaaaaaatctaaatccaAACCAGGTAACTCAAATTTTCAATGGTCAGTCGTATTCTAATTATGTgaggacaaaaataaaaatcattctaaAACATTACTAATGtgctattatttatttattttttattaatcacatatttaattaatcaattattatatattaaaatattttatatttaattacttattacatattttaaatttatttaaggttatttaaataattctattacaaataatatactAACTTGACAaatcactttcaaataaaaaaaacatattttaacatttCACTCCTTTTGGAAGAGGACGGGCACATGCTAATCatagccaaaaaaaaaaatgttcaataataaaatttatattgatTATTCTTGGTATATAATATCTCAATTTTTAaagttcatatatattaaaaatgaaaaaaaattgtttatatacaacGACAAATCATgacaaaaaaaagaagaaaaaaaaagcgatattcaataagttatcgaactcgtaaattttcaaaaaaaacgaTCAACTCCCTAACAGATTT from Impatiens glandulifera chromosome 9, dImpGla2.1, whole genome shotgun sequence includes the following:
- the LOC124914398 gene encoding caffeoylshikimate esterase — encoded protein: MTDSPPPNYWGDMPEDEFYASQGVQNTKSYFETPNGKLFTQSFIPVQDSSPVKGTVFMSHGYGSDTGWLFQKICITYANWGYAVYAADLLGHGRSDGIRCYMGDMDKIAATSLSFFRSVRQSESYKDLPAFLFGESMGGGITMLMYLQSDPDEWTGVIFSAPLFVIPEPMKPSKPHLFFYGMLFGLADSWALMPDNKMVGKAIKDQEKLKIIASNPRRYTGKPRVGTMREIVRMCDYIQSNFHRVTAPFLTVHGTADGVTCPTSSKLLYEKASSEDKTLKIYEGMYHSLIQGEPDECANIVLGDMRAWIDERVEKYGSKKV